The nucleotide window GGCGCATTGGGCGACACGCGTGTTTGGTTGGCCAGTGCTTAGCGGCTACTTGGCCGTTTATCTGCCTCTGTTTGTTGGCCTCAGTCGTCCTATCGTACATCGCTTGAGAATCCCAATCCCGCTCGTTGCCCCCGTGGTGTGGACCGCGCTAGAGTACGTAAGAGCCTATTTTGCAACCGGGTTTTCGATGGCCCAATTGGGGCATACTCAAGTCGATATCCTCCCTCTCATTCAAATCGCTTCGATTACCGGGGCTTACGGAGTTAGCTTTTTAGTGATGTTGGTTGCATCACTGTTGTTGCTGCTGGTCCCACAGTGGGAAGCTGGCGTGGCAAATCGCGTAAAGCCCAAGTGGACCCACCAGGTGGCGTTCGTTGCGGCAGTGCTGCTTATCGTAGGCGGCTCGTATTTCAGCGGACAACATTGGCTGCAGGAAGGTGAGCGGCTCGATGCCGAGAATATCGCCCAACGCAGAGACTCAGGCCAAGCGGCCGTGCGGATCGGCTTGGTTCAAGGTTCCATCGATACTGTCTTCGGCGACCCAACCCAATCGGAGCGAACGTTTGATCAGTATTCGAAGTTAACCGATATGCTTGTGGCCGAGCAACCCAACCTCGATCTGATCGTCTGGCCCGAGACAACGATGGGGCCGCATATGGTTTTTGAAATCGCCAGCGACTTTGCTCCGCCTGCCGCTTGGAGCACTTCAGGCGAGCGTGTGAAGCAAGACATGCTGCAAAGAATCCACGGCTTCCAAGGATTTCTGCACGATTTAGCCGTCAATCGATGGCGAGCGCCCCTGTTGCTGGGGACGTCGGTCATTCGGTACGGCAACCAAGTGGTCGATCACTACAACGCCGCGATTCACGTGGGAGACGAGGGGAGCATTGTAACCCGCTACGAGAAGACGCATCCCGTCATGTTCGGCGAATACGTGCCGTTGGGCGACTGGTTCCCGTTTGTGTACGACTGGTTACCGATTGGTGGCGGCTTGACGCCTGGCCAAGGGCCGATTGTGGTGGATGTGTCAGGGGTAAATCTTGTTCCGTGCATTTGTTTCGAGAACACGGTTCCTCAACTTGTCGCCAACCAAGTTCGCACCATCACTCAAGCGGGAAAAAAAGTCGACGCGTTGGTAACCCTAACCAACGACGGTTGGTTTTGGGGGACCAGCATCTTGGACCTGCATTTGACGTGTGCCCGCTTTCGTGCCGTCGAAAACCACCGTCCGATGCTGGTCGCCGCCAACACCGGCGTCTCGGCCGTCATTGATGCTCAAGGCAAAGTTCAGCAGTACGCGCCCATTCAAAAGACGAGCTATTTGGTGGCGGAAGTCGTCCCGACCGCACGCCCCCTTTCTCCCTATACCCGTTACGGTGATTGGTTCGCCATGGGCTGCTTGCTGCTAACAGCCCCCCTCTATCTAGTGGCCCTATTTCTCAATAAGCGAATCAAACAGCCCAGCCCGCATGATCCGCAAAACATACCCATTCAGGGGTAATGAAACCGCAAATAGGTGGCAAAACGTTCGGCTATCCGGAATTCTGTGCGGGAAATCCGTCGTAAAACGTTATCGTCGTTTATATTAGAGTCAGAGGACATGGCGTTGACGCAACAAGGTTCCGATTTTGCAGCCATATTTCCTAGAACCCCCAAACTAATTTTCCCGATTTGTTGACACTGTTCAAACCCCAGAATTATACTGGCCCTAAATACTCACGCATCTTGTCCCTAATCACACATCCAGTACCTTTCGAGAGTGACCTCGGAAGAGCTGCTTTTCGGTTGTTGGATCCGTCAACCTGCATGGACGCGGCTTGCTTATCACACGTGGATTCTTCCACAGAAGCTGCGAGCGACGTGAAACCGATCCCGGCAAGGCCTTGGCGGAAGCCATTGAAGGAGTCAAATCCATGAAATTGATCGGAAATATCTTTACCTTCCTCATCCTAATCATGAGCTTGGTCTTCATGACCGTAGCGATGATGACGTACGCCACGCACAAGAACTGGCGAGCGGAAGTGAAAGGGGATGGCGCCGGTAAGGCTGGGCTCGAGAAGATGCTCAACGAGCTCAAAGCCCGGGAAACCGCTTTGCAGGATCAACTGCAAAAGGTGCAGATGAAGCTCAAACAGGAACGTGTCGCCCGTGCTTTTGCTTTGTCGGCTTTGGCTGCCCGTAACCAATTGCAGCAAGCCAACCTGGCCCGTCTCGATCAAGAGAACGAGCGTCTGGTTAAGTCAGAAGCCGACATGAAAACGCTGCTCGAAGTGGCGGAAAACAACTCCAAGAACCTGAAAGAAGAAGTTGCTCAACTTCGTACCGATATCAAGACTGCCCAAGCCGATCGTGACAAAAGCTTCGGTGAAGTGGTTGCCCTTACCGACAAAGTGCAGCAGTACAAGGTCGAGCAGGAACGCTTGAAAGAACGCGAAATGCAGATGGCCCAGCAAGTCGCCCGGATGGGTAAGGTGCTGGCCGCTAACGGGATGAATGAATTCACCCCGGTCGATAACATTCCACCACGTTTGGATGCCAAGGTCTTAGCCGTCAACGACAAAGACATGGTTGAGATCTCGGTGGGTGCCGACGATGGGATTCACGAAGGCAACACGCTCGATGTCTTCCGTGGCGATACCTATCTCGGCCGTATCATCATCAAGCAGACCCAGCCTGATCGTGCGGTTGGCGAAATTATCAGGGACTATCGCCGCGGCGTGATCAAGAAAGGTGACAATGTCTACACCAAGCTCGGATAAGTCAGGACGCAAGTCCCCGTTAAATATCTATACCGTTATGCTGATGTTGTCATTCATCGCACTGACAACCGGCTCGATCTTGTTGTTCATGGAGCTTCAACGCTACGGCAGTTGGCCTCAGTGGACCATCAAATAAGATCAGCTAGGCAGAACACGAGTCCATCAAGGCGAAGCTGCATGCTTCGCCTTTTTCGTTTCTTGCAAGTTCTTCAGACGTTCCCGAGAAACAATTTGCGTTACGCGATTGCCGAGCGATGGATTGCCCCAAGTTCACCGGCCAGACGGATGACTTCGCGGTGGCTGCTATAGTACAAGCGAGTCGGCAAAACCATGTTGATATGGTATTCGACCCAGACCCGATGCTGGTCTGCATCGAGATGGAGCACGATCCGTTGCCGGGCATATCGTTCCGGGCCTAGCAAAGTCGACCAAAGATTACCGCGCCAAAAGGTTAGTGGGGCGCGGGCAATTACCTGGGCATTGGTCGCTTCGTAGAAAGCAATCGCCAGGGGAACAACTTCGGCCATTTCCGGCACATAGAACTCATACCGGTCGACGAACCAACTTAACGTGATCCCACGAAAGATATCGGTAGCGATATAAGTCTCAGCCGTCTTTTCCGGCTGAGGAGAACGGAATGGATTGTCGTTTTCCATGAACGCACCCCAGGCAAAGCAATCTGGTCATTGCCTTTTATTGTAGTGCGATACGACAACCGCAGCATCTTTTGATACCAAACAACCGTCTTGATTACCTAACAAACTCTAACCGCTCTGTTTTGTTGGCTGTTCTTCTTGGCGATGTACTTGCGGCGTGGGGCTCCAGCCGGCTTCGAAGAGCATATCGAATAAATGCGCCTTCGATTCCACGCTCGTTTTACGGAAGATGCTTGATCGACGGAATTGAACCGTTCTTAAGCTCAATTGCAAGCGATCCGCAATCTCTTGATTGGTACGCCCTAGGAACATCAATTCCAGTACCTTCATCTCCTCGTGTGAGAGATCTTGTAGCAGCTGATTCGCTTCCAATCGGCGAAGATGCTTCTCGAAGGTTTGCTGGTTCTTTTCCAAGGCCAGACGAATCGCCTCGATCAATCGAGACGTATTACAAGGCTTCTGAAACAACTCGAATGCACCGAGTTTCATTGCCTGTACGGTCGTGGGAACATCGGCATGCGCTGATAAAAAGATTACGATCAGCGGATAACCGGCATGATTGATTCGACGATGGACTTCCAGCCCCGAGATACCCGGTAAACGGATATCTAAAACAACACAGCCTGGTTGAGATGCCTGGACTTGCTCCAGAAACTCTTCCCCAGAGCTATAAGTATAGGCGGTGAGCCCAACCGACCTAGCAAGCTGCAAAAGAGCTTCTCGCGCGGCTGGATCATCGTCGACGAAATGGACAATCGATAGTTCTGAAGTCATGGGATGCAAACTGCCTACCCGGAAAAACGGACATGCCTGTTTTACCTCTAGTCATGTTGCTGCCCTTGATTTAGTTCAAAACCAAGCTGAATTCTCGCTGCCCCTTGAAAGTGAATCATCTCATAAGATGGGTCACTATCCAGCAAGATCTTGGATCAGAACTTATTTGTATGTTTGGTCTTTGGCGGTCCAAACCAATAGCTGATTTTAGTTTGGCTCTGCGGATCGAACAGTGTCACAAAAACCTGATCATACTTTCTGCCAGTTTCTTCTTTCAAACCTTACATCGGATTCCGCAGCCAATGCCTCAAACAAAAGCTACGTCATACCTGTTTTACGAAGATAAATCTACACAACCTTGGTAATTTGGCGTATTTACTGCGCCTTGCCCGCAATACCCTACCTTTTCTCTGGCTAAAAATAGGGGCCTATGACAAATATAGGCTCTGAATCTGCTTCCGAAGAAGCGAATTAACTGATTATTGAGGCATTTTCTTGAAAACTATACCATTGCAATTTTTGCTCCAAACGGGCGATCTAATTCCCAAAATTGCGGATATCCTCCTCCCTCATCCGCATTATTACCTCAATTGTCAGGACATTTCTCTTACATAGCCAACGAAAAATAATTGTCGTCCGCGTTAATTACTCAAAATGATCGCGGTTAATTTCTGTTTCTTGATCACTAAGCTTCAAATCGAAAAAGGGACCAACGAGAGCATCGGAACTTCTGATGTCGTCGGTCTGAGAGAGATTCATTTGGGCGCGAAGAAACCAATAGCAGGTCGCCGCAGAATGCAGAAAGGCCCCAAACTTGAAGTTTGGGGCCTTTAGGTTGTTTAGAGATCAAACAAACGCCTACGGCAGTTGGTTCTCGTCGCGATCTTCTGGCAGACGAACGAGCATCCACGTTTCGTCTCGCTGCGTTCCGTAATGCACCAGCACCGAAGACGCTTCTTGCGACAGATTGTAGATGCCTGTCTCCATCACGGTGGAAGACGTTTCTCCAATCATCCAAGCCACACGTTGGGTGGCCGGATCGACCTTCCCCCAAATCGGTAACGAGTTGCCCGTCGTAGCGTTGTAGTAGGTGCCGGCGATCAAGCCGTCCTTGTCGACAGCCAATTGCAGATAGATACTCCCATCGCCAGTCTCGGTGTCGGTCAGGACGAACACTCCCAGCGGTAACCAATCTTCCGGGCTTCCGTTTCCTTGTATCGGCGGGCGGCTTTGCAGTTGCTGTCGCCCTTCATTCGCCAACGCGATGGCTTGCAATGCGTACTGCTCGCGAGTTGCGATCGGCTCGTCTTGCACATAGATATACTGCGTGTCGTAGACAACCGTCGTTCCGTAGTCGTAGTACACCGGATAGGTCGGATAGCTACCCCAGAAACCGCACGTGCTTAGCCGATAAGGGGATCCCCACGACCACCAGTAACCAGGACGTGGCGTGTACGTGAAGAAGAACCAATTGTTGAGGTAGCGATTGTTTGGCCGCCAGTTGTTGTTCCAACCGTAGTGGAAGTGACGATAGCTGTTGTTGCGGACATTCGACGCGTGACGGTACCAGTTATTGGGTACGTGATGCCAATCGTTCTTACCCCAACGCCCGTCCCAATTCCGGTCGAACTTACCGTTGGGATGGCGATCGTAGTGCCCACCGTGATCGCGATTGTGCTTTTCGGCGGTAACCAATTGATTGCGAATCTTGTCGCGATCGAGCGAACCCCGACGCTGCACTTCTTGCAAGTTTTCGCGGAATTTGGGGTCTCGTTGAGATCGATCACGCCAATCGAAATCAGGGCGTACGTTTGGCTTGCGATTGCCTAATTGGTTGTTGTCTGGGCGATTCCCATTAGGTCGATTTGCCCCAGGTCGGTCTCCTATCGGAGGCCGCTTGCTGAAATCGGGGCGGTCACGATTTTCCATATCAGGACGTCTTGGCGAATTATCGCGTTCGGCCTGTGGGCCTCGATTACGGTCCGATGGTTTCGGAAGTTTGCTGTCTTGACCACGGTTCAAGTCACGCAGTCGATTGCGAATGTCATCCATGTTGCCAGGTTGAAATCGATTATTGGACGGCCCACGCGGGTTTTCTCGCATGTCGCGCAATCGATCTTGAAGTGAAGGAGTCGCCCCTTTGTCCGGACGACCTGGAGTTTGTCCTCGACCAGCATCGGGACGATTCCGATCGGCTGGTTGATTGCGTTGAAAAACGTCACGCACATCCTTGGGCATTTGACGATCGCCGTTACCAGGCCGCGATCGATTGTTGTCTCGATTAAAGTCGGGACGATTGACCTGAATGCGTTCAGGCTTGGCGTTCGGTCGATCTGGGCGATTGGGTACGTTTAACCCGGGATTGCCTCGCTTTGCATTTGATTCAATCCGCTGACGCATACCATCGAACGAGGCAGGAGTACGCGAAGGCTTCGTATTTCGACTTGGCCCTTGTACTTCACCACGGCTTGGTCGTGAAAAAGGTTGGCTGGGACGGGCACCAGGAGCTTGTTTTGCTCGGGGTGAAGCAGATGGCTGAGGCTTAGGAGCCGACCGGCCACGATCTTGGTTAGCACTCGGCGACGGACGCGAACGTTCAGAGCGGCCTTGGCTGCGGTGCTCTGATCGCTGCGATTCACCTTTCGATTTTCCTTTGTCTTTACCTTGAGCTTCAGCAAACGATGGAAGCCCAATCAGACAGATCAGCAGACCTGTCAGCCATAACGAGCGGGGGGGCATTGCGATACTCCTTATTTTGTATCTTCAACCTTAACGGTTCTCTTATCTACTTCTCGCAAACATCGCGCTGATCAAGCGAAATGAAACGCGCCAAATGGCAGAGCATTCGGAGTTGATTAAGGTTACGCATGCTTTATGCCAACCACGCAGCCGGTGACGCCAAAGCCCTCAATTGCAGCAAAACAGGCTAATTGCAACGCTTATCCGGGTTATCTTCCGGTAGGGAGGCTGATGAAGAAGGTCATTTTGATAACAACTATTTCAAAATGAGTCGCTTTATTCCCGTCCGCAACTTCTTTCGCAAACTGAGTTTCTCTTCGTTCAGCTTGACCGCCAAGTGACCAACCGTGTCCTAGACTTTAGGAGAATCTTTTCAGAATGTGACCTTGGCATCGATTTTGCCTTGTTCTTTGACTGGCCTATGAAACAATGACTTTGTTTTGTTGATGGGCTGACCAGAAGACAAAATCAACTTATCAACACGAGAAGGGGGGATCTATATGTTTCGAAGTCTTTTGATTGCTGGGGCGGTCCTAGTTGCGCCGCTATTCACCACGACGTTTGCCCAGGCCCAAGTCGTGACAACGGTGGCGCCTCCGATTGCGGTTGGCTATGTGCCAGTTCGTACGGGGCTGTTCGGGCTTCGAACGACCATGAAACCTGTGCTCGTCCCCGGAGCGGTGACCACCTATGTGGAAAACCCGGTAGTGACAACGAACTACCTTCCCACAACCACTTATTACCAACCGGAAGTGACCACCTACTACCAGCCGGAAGAAACCACGACCTACTACGCTCCGCCGGTGGTTAACACCACTTACTACGAGCCGCTCAATGCTCAACCAGCCCCTTTGGCGCCGGTGACGACCTCTTATTACCAACCGGCGCCTGCCAATACGTACTACCGCAAGACGTACTGGTACAGCACTCCGGCTCCAGTGCCGCGATCTGTTGGCATGCCGATTATTGGGTACTAGTGCCCACCCTGAAATAAGAATTTCCTGGGAACTGCCCTCCATTTGGTGGGCAGTTTTCATAGGCTGAAATCGCGGCTACCGACTTCAGGGCTCTTTTCCGGTCGACTACACTGGAAGGACTTCTCATCGGCTGCGGTGAGGTTTGGCTCAATTATCTATTACCGCCCCCTTAGCGGTTTTCCGCTCAACCAGGAGATTCCCCCTCATGAAATTGCATCGCTTGTTCAGTTTTGCCTTGCTGCTCGCCCTTGCGAGTGTTGGTTCCCTTCGCGCTGAAGAAAACGAAGCCCAAGACTCTGGCAAGGAAGGGGAGTGGATCCAATTGTTCAACGGTAAAGACCTGACCGGCTGGACACCCAAAATCCGCTACCACGAACTTGGCGAAGACCCGAACAATACCTTCCGCGTGGAAGACGGTTTACTGACCGTTTCGTACGACAAGGGTTACGACAAGTTCAACGAAACGTTCGGACACCTTTTCTACGAGAAGCCGTTTAGCAACTATCGCATGCGGGTTGAATACCGTTTTCTCGATGGTCAATGCCCTGGCGGTCCTGGCTGGGCGTATCGTAACAGCGGGGTGATGATCCATGGCGAAGATCCTAAGACCATGGGCAAAGATCAAGACTTCCCTGCTTCGATTGAAGTCCAGATTTTGGGTGGCAACGGCAAAGACAACCGCACCACCAGCAACCTTTGCACACCAGGCACCAACGTGGTGATGGATGGCAAATTGTTCAAGCCCCACTGCACCAGCAGCACTTCCAAAACGTATCATGGCGATCAATGGGTGACCGCTGAAATCGAAGTCCATGGCAACGGAACCATCAAGCACATCTTAGATGGCAAAGTGGTTCTCGAATACGAAAAGCCCCAACTCGATCCGAGCGATGCCCACTCGAAGGAACTGATTGAGAAAGCTGGCGGCGAGTTGATGCTCTCTGGTGGTACCATCTCGTTGCAATCGGAAAGCCATCCGATTCAGTTCCGTAAAGTTGAAATTATGCCCCTGGACGAATAGTCCTAATAGCGAACGGATTCGATGAAAACCTTCACGCTCTTCAATGGTCGCTCTGGCGGTGCCCAATCTGTTGGTCCGCAAGTTGAAAAGCTCGCAGAGCGTGATTCGACCACTTGGATCCGCCTCGACGATCTTCCTGAAGAGGAATTGGTCGCGCGGATCGAGCGGGAGAAACCAGATCGTGTGATCCTGGTAGGTGGAGATGGCACGATTTCCAAATCGCTCGGTTTGCTGGCCGCGCCGAGCGAACTTCAGTTCGGAATCGTGCCGACCGGTACCGGCAACGACTTGGCTCGTTCGCTGGCAATTCCGCTTGACGATGTCGAAGCAGCGTGGAACCTGGCGATCGGTGGAGAGGCCCGTCCGATGGATTTGCTGGAAACGTCGGTCGCAGAGCCGAAGCTGCTAATCAACGCCGTCACAGCAGGTATTGGCGGTGTGGTCGCCCGCGAGATTGCATCCGATAGCAAGCAAACCTACGGGGCGTTTGCGTATTGGCTGCAAGCGTTATCGGTGCTTTCCGATCCGCCCGTGTTTCAAATTCGTATGCGCCTAGACGAGCACCAGGTCATTGAACAAGACGTCTACGCGTTCTGCATTGCGAATGGTCGGTGTGCTGGCGGAGGTTTTGTGATCGCTCCGACAGCGAAGTTAGACGACCATAAACTTCACGTCACCATTTTGCCAGCTCTTTCGATGGTCGAAATGTTCGACGCCGGGCTGAACTTCGTGTTGACGAACGAAGACGTGGAAGAGCGAATCGTAACGTACGAAGCGGAAACGGTCGAATTCCATTCGTCGCCGGAAATTCCTTGCAGCCTTGATGGCGAGCAAGGAACGCATAGCCAGATGAAGTTTCGCATCATCCCGGCCGCGCGAAGGGTGGTCGGCGGCCCGGACGCTGCGTTTAGCGATCATTCGTAGTATTAAACAAGCCTACTGCTTGTCGGCTTCCATCTTTTTACGCATCTTCAATTCGTGCGCCAGAAGCCATTCGTACAGCTCTTCGTTGTCGTACGTTTCCGTCCAGCTATCGTGGCCGGCTTCGGGATAGGTCGTCAGTTTGGGATCGCCTCCCTTTTCTTTCAACAGGCGAACCATCTTCTCCGAGTGATCGACATTCACGACCGAATCTTTGCCGCCATGAAAGACCCAAGTCGGGATCGTGACAATCTTCTCGACAATCGTTTCGTCTGAAGGTCCACAAATCGGGGCGATGGCAGCCAGCTTGTCAGGCACAGCCCCGGCAACTTGCCACGTCCCACGACCACCCATGCTTAGCCCGGTCACGTAGACGCGGTTATCGTCGACATTATGAATCTGCATAATGTGATCCAACAGCGCGACCACGTCCTCGGTCTTCCACCAGGTTCCCTTCGGACATTGGGGCGAAATGATAATGAAGGGGAAGTCCTTACCATTTTCGATCAGCTTCGGCGGGCCATGTTTTTTGACCAAGCTCAGATCGTCTCCTCGTTCGCCGGCGCCGTGCATAAAGAGCATCAATGGCCAATGTTCTTTTTCTTCGTAGCCCTTGGGAAGGTACAGCAGGAACTTCATTTCCCGGCCGTCTCCCAGATCAAAAGTTTCTTCCGATTGCCGGGCCGGTTCTTTTTCTTCGGCAGCTGAAAGCGTTGGAACTGCGGTACACAAACATAGTGACACGCCGAGTGCGAGCAGGTATTTCATAGAAAATCCTTGTAAGATGGGATAGCAAATGTGGTTCTCTATTCTACTTCACCT belongs to Bremerella cremea and includes:
- the lnt gene encoding apolipoprotein N-acyltransferase, which encodes MPQTEPQPKPISPALTWRGVLLFGMASALLLALAFPQANLTLLAWVAPIGWLILIRAETLPKRAYWLIYLSGCLFWLTVLYGIGKAHWATRVFGWPVLSGYLAVYLPLFVGLSRPIVHRLRIPIPLVAPVVWTALEYVRAYFATGFSMAQLGHTQVDILPLIQIASITGAYGVSFLVMLVASLLLLLVPQWEAGVANRVKPKWTHQVAFVAAVLLIVGGSYFSGQHWLQEGERLDAENIAQRRDSGQAAVRIGLVQGSIDTVFGDPTQSERTFDQYSKLTDMLVAEQPNLDLIVWPETTMGPHMVFEIASDFAPPAAWSTSGERVKQDMLQRIHGFQGFLHDLAVNRWRAPLLLGTSVIRYGNQVVDHYNAAIHVGDEGSIVTRYEKTHPVMFGEYVPLGDWFPFVYDWLPIGGGLTPGQGPIVVDVSGVNLVPCICFENTVPQLVANQVRTITQAGKKVDALVTLTNDGWFWGTSILDLHLTCARFRAVENHRPMLVAANTGVSAVIDAQGKVQQYAPIQKTSYLVAEVVPTARPLSPYTRYGDWFAMGCLLLTAPLYLVALFLNKRIKQPSPHDPQNIPIQG
- a CDS encoding response regulator transcription factor produces the protein MTSELSIVHFVDDDPAAREALLQLARSVGLTAYTYSSGEEFLEQVQASQPGCVVLDIRLPGISGLEVHRRINHAGYPLIVIFLSAHADVPTTVQAMKLGAFELFQKPCNTSRLIEAIRLALEKNQQTFEKHLRRLEANQLLQDLSHEEMKVLELMFLGRTNQEIADRLQLSLRTVQFRRSSIFRKTSVESKAHLFDMLFEAGWSPTPQVHRQEEQPTKQSG
- a CDS encoding 3-keto-disaccharide hydrolase — its product is MKLHRLFSFALLLALASVGSLRAEENEAQDSGKEGEWIQLFNGKDLTGWTPKIRYHELGEDPNNTFRVEDGLLTVSYDKGYDKFNETFGHLFYEKPFSNYRMRVEYRFLDGQCPGGPGWAYRNSGVMIHGEDPKTMGKDQDFPASIEVQILGGNGKDNRTTSNLCTPGTNVVMDGKLFKPHCTSSTSKTYHGDQWVTAEIEVHGNGTIKHILDGKVVLEYEKPQLDPSDAHSKELIEKAGGELMLSGGTISLQSESHPIQFRKVEIMPLDE
- a CDS encoding diacylglycerol/lipid kinase family protein translates to MKTFTLFNGRSGGAQSVGPQVEKLAERDSTTWIRLDDLPEEELVARIEREKPDRVILVGGDGTISKSLGLLAAPSELQFGIVPTGTGNDLARSLAIPLDDVEAAWNLAIGGEARPMDLLETSVAEPKLLINAVTAGIGGVVAREIASDSKQTYGAFAYWLQALSVLSDPPVFQIRMRLDEHQVIEQDVYAFCIANGRCAGGGFVIAPTAKLDDHKLHVTILPALSMVEMFDAGLNFVLTNEDVEERIVTYEAETVEFHSSPEIPCSLDGEQGTHSQMKFRIIPAARRVVGGPDAAFSDHS
- a CDS encoding dienelactone hydrolase family protein — encoded protein: MKYLLALGVSLCLCTAVPTLSAAEEKEPARQSEETFDLGDGREMKFLLYLPKGYEEKEHWPLMLFMHGAGERGDDLSLVKKHGPPKLIENGKDFPFIIISPQCPKGTWWKTEDVVALLDHIMQIHNVDDNRVYVTGLSMGGRGTWQVAGAVPDKLAAIAPICGPSDETIVEKIVTIPTWVFHGGKDSVVNVDHSEKMVRLLKEKGGDPKLTTYPEAGHDSWTETYDNEELYEWLLAHELKMRKKMEADKQ